Proteins encoded together in one Anaerococcus murdochii window:
- a CDS encoding nucleotide sugar dehydrogenase has translation MKIIVMGMGYVGLSNAVLLAQSNEVVGVEIDPKKVDLINNKKSPLKDDYIIDYLANKDLNLIAKTSGEDDFKDADLVILALPTNYDEVEEFFDTSFIDDAIKMIKDIRKDLPILIKSTIPIGYTEGKNQEFACDNIIFSPEFLREGRALYDSLHPTRIIVSDKTEMGEKIANLYKKESLNDPEVILMGRSEAEAVKLFANTYLAMRVAFFNELDNFALGKGLDSKSIIEGVSADPRIGNHYNNPSFGYGGYCLPKDSKQLYANFDKIPSALFKSIIDSNEVRKDYVSEDILAKNPETIGVYRLVMKKGSDNFRKSAIFDVINNLKKKGANIVIYEPNLEGDDFEGMKLVRNLDDFKKVDLIIANRVEDDLKDVKSKLYTRDLFERD, from the coding sequence ATGAAAATTATAGTAATGGGCATGGGATATGTTGGCCTATCAAACGCAGTTCTTTTGGCCCAATCAAACGAGGTTGTGGGCGTAGAAATTGACCCAAAAAAAGTTGACCTCATTAATAATAAAAAATCGCCATTAAAGGACGATTACATAATAGATTATTTGGCAAATAAGGACTTAAACCTAATCGCCAAGACAAGTGGGGAAGATGATTTTAAGGACGCTGACCTAGTAATTTTAGCTCTTCCAACCAACTACGACGAGGTGGAGGAATTTTTTGACACTTCTTTTATAGACGACGCTATAAAGATGATTAAAGACATCAGAAAAGACTTGCCAATCCTTATAAAATCAACTATTCCAATCGGCTATACCGAGGGGAAAAATCAGGAATTTGCCTGCGATAATATAATCTTCTCCCCAGAATTTCTAAGAGAGGGCAGGGCCCTTTATGATTCCCTTCATCCTACAAGGATTATCGTATCAGATAAGACTGAAATGGGGGAAAAGATAGCCAATCTTTACAAAAAAGAATCCCTAAATGACCCAGAAGTGATTTTGATGGGAAGAAGTGAGGCTGAGGCAGTTAAACTTTTTGCCAACACTTACCTTGCAATGAGGGTGGCATTTTTCAACGAACTTGATAATTTTGCCCTAGGCAAGGGTCTTGATTCTAAGTCCATTATCGAAGGTGTTTCAGCAGATCCTAGGATAGGAAACCACTACAACAACCCATCTTTCGGTTACGGGGGCTATTGTTTGCCAAAGGATTCAAAGCAGCTTTATGCCAATTTTGACAAGATTCCTTCTGCACTTTTCAAGTCCATTATCGACTCAAATGAGGTTAGAAAGGACTATGTATCAGAGGATATTTTGGCTAAAAATCCGGAGACCATCGGCGTTTACAGGTTGGTTATGAAAAAGGGTTCGGATAATTTTAGGAAGTCCGCTATTTTCGATGTTATTAATAATTTAAAGAAAAAAGGCGCAAATATTGTAATTTACGAACCAAACCTAGAAGGTGACGACTTTGAAGGCATGAAACTCGTTCGCAATTTAGATGACTTTAAGAAAGTCGATTTGATAATAGCAAACAGGGTCGAAGACGACCTAAAAGATGTAAAATCCAAGCTTTACACCAGAGATTTATTTGAGAGGGATTAG
- a CDS encoding DNA methyltransferase: MKLDLAAGSGNFLTKTYISLRRFENEILKELYGNQIVMGETHNPIKVSISQFYGIEINDFAVSVARTALWIAESQMLKETEDIVNITLNFLPLKSYPNILEGNALRMDWEDLVSKDELNYIMGNPPFVGSRYMDKSQSDELKNIFGKAKNIGKLDYVTGWYKKSAEFIEENEIECAFISTNSISQGEQVSLFL, translated from the coding sequence ATGAAACTAGACCTAGCTGCTGGAAGTGGGAATTTTTTGACAAAAACATATATTTCGCTTCGTAGATTTGAAAATGAAATCCTTAAAGAACTTTATGGAAATCAGATTGTGATGGGAGAAACTCATAATCCAATAAAGGTATCTATTAGCCAATTTTATGGAATAGAAATTAATGATTTTGCAGTATCTGTAGCTAGGACAGCTTTGTGGATAGCAGAATCACAAATGCTAAAAGAAACAGAAGATATTGTAAACATAACTTTAAACTTTCTACCTCTAAAAAGTTATCCTAACATACTAGAAGGTAACGCTTTGAGAATGGACTGGGAAGACCTAGTTTCAAAAGACGAATTAAACTATATAATGGGAAATCCTCCATTTGTAGGATCAAGATATATGGATAAATCTCAATCTGATGAACTAAAGAATATTTTTGGGAAAGCTAAAAATATTGGAAAATTGGATTACGTTACGGGTTGGTATAAAAAATCAGCCGAATTTATAGAAGAGAATGAAATAGAATGTGCATTTATATCTACAAATAGCATTAGCCAAGGTGAGCAGGTATCACTATTTTTGTAA
- a CDS encoding class I SAM-dependent methyltransferase: MLDNKGFDLWADGYDESVGLSDEENTYPFAGYKDILNTIYKEVLKSKDETVLDIGFGTGTLTFRLYEKGLDIFGQDFSNEMIKIAQEKMPEAELFAGDFTKGLCKDLLGKKYDAIIATYSLHHLTDEEKIPFIKSLIPLLNPGGKIYIGDVAFENREDLEACKEKSLAYWDNEEYYFVYDELKVSFHSMNFEKYSFCAGVLTIRK, translated from the coding sequence ATGCTTGATAATAAGGGCTTTGACTTGTGGGCTGATGGCTATGATGAAAGTGTTGGCCTTTCTGATGAAGAAAATACCTATCCTTTTGCAGGTTATAAGGATATTTTAAATACCATATATAAGGAAGTTTTGAAATCTAAGGATGAGACAGTTTTAGATATTGGTTTTGGGACAGGGACTTTGACCTTTCGACTTTATGAAAAGGGGCTTGATATTTTTGGACAAGATTTCTCTAATGAAATGATTAAAATTGCCCAAGAAAAGATGCCGGAAGCAGAGCTTTTTGCTGGAGACTTTACAAAAGGCCTTTGTAAGGATTTGTTAGGGAAAAAATACGACGCCATTATCGCAACCTATTCTCTCCACCACCTGACAGATGAGGAGAAAATTCCCTTTATAAAATCTTTGATTCCTTTATTAAATCCTGGTGGGAAAATATATATTGGCGATGTCGCCTTTGAAAATCGTGAGGATTTAGAGGCTTGCAAGGAAAAATCCCTTGCCTATTGGGACAATGAAGAATATTACTTTGTATATGATGAATTAAAAGTAAGTTTTCATAGTATGAACTTTGAAAAATACTCGTTTTGTGCAGGAGTCCTTACTATTAGAAAATAA
- a CDS encoding DUF7010 family protein, which yields MVDELRKEIAIQQKKGLPFIMASVIIWLLIVLVSILDINMNMKNLLVFCCSCPLLPLAWLIGKLIKVDIFSKQNPLGQLGFIFTLNQMIYLLIVMWVFSAVPEKMIMVYAMVFGAHLFPYSWLYQSKGYTFAAISISMISLILGCALNGTTVAVAACIIEIVFACVLHMELKKMGDN from the coding sequence ATGGTGGATGAATTAAGAAAAGAAATTGCAATTCAGCAGAAAAAAGGATTACCATTTATCATGGCATCGGTGATTATATGGCTTCTGATAGTACTTGTGTCAATTTTAGATATCAATATGAATATGAAAAATTTATTGGTATTTTGCTGTTCATGCCCATTATTACCGCTGGCTTGGCTCATTGGTAAACTTATAAAGGTGGATATCTTTTCAAAACAAAATCCACTTGGACAATTAGGCTTCATTTTCACCTTAAATCAAATGATTTATTTATTAATCGTCATGTGGGTATTTAGTGCAGTTCCGGAAAAGATGATTATGGTGTATGCAATGGTCTTTGGAGCTCATTTATTTCCCTATTCATGGTTGTATCAATCAAAGGGATATACATTTGCTGCAATTTCCATTTCGATGATTTCCTTGATTTTAGGATGTGCATTAAACGGCACAACGGTTGCTGTTGCGGCATGTATTATTGAGATAGTATTTGCTTGTGTATTACATATGGAATTAAAGAAAATGGGAGATAACTAA
- the rpsF gene encoding 30S ribosomal protein S6, with amino-acid sequence MNNYEAVLIFKTELADADRIALLDRFKGHIEENGEVVSVDDWGKRRLAYEIQDLKEGYYYIVDFKSEPDHIKEFERRLRLSDFVLRYMVIRKED; translated from the coding sequence ATGAATAATTACGAAGCAGTATTGATTTTCAAGACTGAACTAGCTGATGCTGACAGAATTGCTCTTCTAGATAGATTCAAAGGTCATATCGAAGAAAACGGCGAAGTTGTATCAGTTGATGACTGGGGAAAAAGAAGACTTGCTTATGAGATCCAAGATCTTAAAGAAGGTTACTACTATATCGTAGATTTCAAGTCTGAACCAGATCATATCAAAGAATTTGAAAGAAGATTAAGACTTTCAGATTTCGTTCTTAGATACATGGTTATAAGAAAAGAGGACTAA
- a CDS encoding LrgB family protein codes for MSEFLNTYVADNDFFGIILSIVMFRIGMKINKKTKIAILNPLLLAIVFCIIFLKVTGITYENFNKGGRYISFMIAPITVALVVSLYRNIDKLKANLIPILIGVFVGSFVAILSAYLLSKAFGFEKDLTLSMMPQSVTTPIAKSLTEEYVAKFGADDVTIKTYAAITAITVILRGTVGAIFAPTVMKVMKVKDPVAQGIGIGTSSHAMGTSKAIEMGEVEGAMSGLSIAVAGICTVVLMPLFIILFF; via the coding sequence ATGAGTGAATTTTTAAATACATATGTAGCCGACAATGACTTTTTCGGCATAATCCTATCAATAGTAATGTTTAGAATAGGGATGAAAATCAACAAGAAAACCAAGATTGCCATCCTAAATCCACTTTTACTTGCCATTGTATTTTGTATAATTTTCTTAAAAGTAACTGGGATTACTTATGAAAACTTCAACAAGGGCGGCAGGTATATTTCCTTTATGATTGCCCCAATAACAGTTGCCCTAGTAGTCAGCCTTTACAGAAATATTGATAAATTAAAGGCCAACCTCATCCCAATCCTAATAGGAGTATTTGTTGGATCCTTTGTGGCCATTCTTTCGGCATATCTTTTATCAAAGGCCTTTGGTTTTGAAAAAGATTTGACACTTTCAATGATGCCACAATCTGTAACCACTCCAATCGCAAAATCCCTAACAGAGGAATATGTAGCGAAATTTGGGGCAGACGATGTGACAATTAAGACCTATGCGGCAATTACAGCCATCACAGTTATCCTAAGGGGAACAGTTGGTGCAATCTTTGCCCCAACAGTGATGAAAGTCATGAAGGTCAAAGATCCAGTTGCCCAAGGTATTGGCATCGGCACATCAAGCCACGCCATGGGTACATCAAAGGCCATCGAAATGGGCGAAGTAGAAGGCGCTATGAGTGGACTATCTATAGCTGTTGCAGGTATTTGCACAGTTGTCCTTATGCCACTATTTATAATTTTATTTTTCTAG
- a CDS encoding putative ABC transporter permease, producing the protein MFFIRFYIGYFFVYAFIGWIMEVSFQAVKTGRFINRGFLNGPLCPIYGFGALGVIYFLTDIAKTNKLVLFFGSVFIATALELVGGFLLEKIFHKKWWDYSDMRFNLGGYICLEFSILWGLACFVLYEAVHPMIVRFFELLNPKFIFYGNIILLAIFAVDMAQTILTLVGLNKKFKKLQAASADIREVSDDIGKRVYDRTMTIKEKSEEIKDRPRVKEIEAKRAQIRADLIDKFDKMGERRLIKAFPNLIEDFVDKVDKDLDKIDRDIKEIEKNIEK; encoded by the coding sequence GTGTTTTTTATTAGGTTTTATATAGGATATTTTTTTGTTTATGCCTTTATTGGTTGGATTATGGAGGTTTCCTTTCAGGCGGTGAAGACTGGGCGTTTTATTAATAGGGGGTTTTTGAATGGGCCTCTTTGTCCGATTTATGGCTTTGGGGCCTTGGGTGTGATTTATTTTTTGACAGACATTGCAAAGACTAACAAGCTTGTCTTGTTTTTTGGATCAGTTTTTATAGCCACAGCCCTAGAGCTCGTTGGGGGCTTTCTTTTGGAGAAAATTTTCCACAAGAAATGGTGGGATTATTCTGACATGAGATTTAATCTTGGCGGCTATATTTGCCTTGAATTTTCAATCCTTTGGGGCCTTGCCTGCTTTGTCTTGTATGAGGCAGTTCACCCTATGATTGTGAGATTTTTTGAGCTTTTAAATCCAAAATTTATTTTTTATGGAAATATAATTTTACTTGCAATTTTTGCTGTAGATATGGCTCAGACCATCCTTACCTTGGTTGGCCTAAATAAGAAATTTAAGAAACTCCAGGCTGCAAGTGCGGATATTAGGGAGGTTTCAGACGATATTGGCAAGCGTGTCTATGATAGGACTATGACTATTAAGGAAAAGAGCGAGGAAATCAAAGACAGACCAAGGGTCAAAGAGATCGAAGCCAAACGAGCACAAATTCGAGCTGACCTGATTGATAAATTTGACAAGATGGGTGAAAGAAGACTTATCAAGGCCTTCCCTAATTTGATTGAAGATTTTGTCGACAAAGTCGATAAGGACCTGGATAAGATTGACAGAGATATAAAAGAAATAGAAAAGAATATTGAAAAATAG
- a CDS encoding alpha-glucosidase C-terminal domain-containing protein, which translates to MKDKIILKTDLRDFKKLQVNIRFYKALGLDSVLLRSFGRLDENELEDLFDLNHFYEKNGLGLVVSFHIKKLMDKLLGEDTSNIDFADPKIRQGLYHFLGYLIKHGIRAFDLEGLENLAPGEGDILKACRELNKNTFFNKDVLAMGEIDASKKTQIALANPNFSALSMIRPSGEIGDLFKFSRDFAAAGSNLSLCPSNFPQEGINFENYPESAKRLIFMTLFFLKGSLFIDENWLDFGDIIFLRELFIHKEKIQSLGKMTKILPKEADVLAFIREGDGEKILFLANFSEKEVLLDLAYKVMDYKDYEFLAGSLTHRTLYRTTLLRPYESIAFIKL; encoded by the coding sequence ATGAAGGATAAGATAATTTTAAAAACCGACCTTAGGGATTTTAAAAAATTACAAGTAAATATAAGATTTTATAAGGCCTTGGGTCTTGATTCTGTCCTTCTTAGGTCCTTTGGAAGGCTTGACGAAAATGAACTTGAGGACCTTTTTGACTTAAATCATTTCTACGAAAAAAACGGCCTAGGCCTTGTTGTGTCTTTCCATATAAAGAAACTTATGGACAAACTTTTAGGGGAAGATACTTCAAATATAGACTTTGCCGACCCAAAAATCAGGCAGGGTCTCTATCATTTTTTGGGATATTTGATTAAGCATGGGATTAGGGCCTTTGATCTCGAAGGCCTTGAAAATCTCGCACCTGGTGAGGGTGATATCCTTAAAGCTTGTAGGGAATTAAATAAAAACACTTTTTTTAATAAGGATGTCCTTGCCATGGGGGAAATTGATGCTAGCAAAAAGACCCAAATCGCCCTAGCAAATCCTAATTTTTCTGCCCTTTCTATGATAAGGCCAAGCGGAGAAATAGGGGATTTATTCAAGTTTTCAAGAGATTTTGCGGCAGCTGGGTCTAATTTGTCCCTTTGTCCGTCAAATTTCCCCCAAGAGGGAATTAATTTTGAAAATTATCCAGAGTCTGCCAAGAGATTAATTTTTATGACCCTTTTCTTTTTGAAAGGATCCTTATTTATAGATGAGAATTGGCTGGATTTTGGCGATATAATTTTTTTGCGAGAGCTTTTTATCCACAAAGAAAAAATCCAAAGCCTAGGAAAAATGACAAAAATTTTGCCAAAGGAAGCTGACGTTTTGGCCTTTATTAGGGAAGGCGATGGGGAGAAGATTTTGTTTTTGGCGAATTTCTCCGAAAAAGAAGTCCTCCTAGATCTGGCCTATAAGGTCATGGACTACAAGGATTATGAATTTTTGGCAGGGTCCTTAACCCATCGCACCCTTTATAGGACCACACTTTTAAGGCCTTACGAGTCTATCGCTTTTATCAAATTGTAA
- the tnpA gene encoding IS200/IS605 family transposase, which translates to MDKNTLSHTSWRCKYHIVFAPKYRRQVIYRQLRKDIGSILRELCSRKGVNIIEAELCPDHVHMLVEIPPKYSISQIMGYLKGKSSLIIFDRHANLKYKYGNRHFWCRGYYVDTVGRNEKKIKEYIQNQLKEDYYADQISIKEYYDPLRERKSNKNK; encoded by the coding sequence ATGGATAAAAATACTTTATCACATACAAGCTGGAGATGCAAATATCATATAGTTTTTGCGCCAAAATATAGAAGACAAGTAATATATAGACAACTAAGGAAAGATATAGGAAGCATACTTCGAGAATTATGTTCAAGAAAAGGAGTAAACATAATAGAAGCAGAGTTATGCCCAGATCATGTCCATATGTTGGTAGAAATACCACCAAAATATTCAATATCACAAATAATGGGATATTTAAAAGGAAAAAGTTCGCTGATAATATTCGATAGACATGCCAACTTAAAATATAAATATGGAAACAGACATTTTTGGTGTAGAGGATACTATGTAGATACTGTAGGCAGAAATGAAAAGAAAATAAAAGAATATATACAAAATCAATTAAAAGAAGATTATTATGCTGACCAAATAAGTATAAAGGAATACTATGACCCGTTACGAGAGAGGAAGTCAAATAAGAACAAATAA
- a CDS encoding P1 family peptidase yields MYGGFFTDVGNIKVGHAQDYEGGTGLTLILPDPGNTAGVDVRGGAPGTRETDLLNPLNQVSEVSSIILSGGSAYGLEAASHLMKILEKEGIGFDVGVGVVPIISQAVLFDLAYKNPKARPDEKMTQKAFEATTYDDKSQGILGAGTGATVGKALGPEFLVKSGLGQASIKKGDLVVSAIVAVNAFGDIFDYHKGLQIAGPTKDGKMLKTIDLIDQILGSFADIKPSNTTIGAVATNATFSKTELTKIAGMAHDGYARSINPVHTLFDGDTIFSLATNKVEANINLVGALAAEAMSMAIANAIYASKTN; encoded by the coding sequence ATGTACGGTGGATTTTTTACTGATGTTGGTAATATCAAAGTAGGCCACGCCCAAGACTACGAGGGCGGCACAGGCCTTACTCTTATCCTTCCAGATCCAGGCAACACAGCAGGTGTAGACGTAAGGGGAGGGGCACCGGGCACACGTGAGACCGACCTTTTAAATCCCCTAAACCAGGTATCTGAAGTTTCTTCCATAATTTTATCGGGAGGCTCTGCCTATGGACTTGAAGCGGCTAGCCACTTAATGAAAATCCTAGAAAAAGAAGGGATAGGCTTTGATGTTGGAGTTGGAGTCGTTCCAATCATTTCCCAGGCGGTCTTATTTGACCTAGCCTACAAAAATCCCAAGGCAAGGCCTGATGAAAAGATGACCCAAAAAGCCTTTGAAGCTACGACCTATGATGATAAGAGCCAGGGGATTCTTGGTGCAGGCACAGGTGCGACAGTTGGCAAGGCCCTTGGCCCAGAATTTTTGGTAAAATCTGGTCTAGGCCAGGCTTCTATTAAAAAAGGCGACCTAGTAGTGTCAGCCATCGTTGCTGTAAACGCCTTTGGAGATATTTTCGACTACCACAAGGGCCTCCAAATAGCAGGACCAACCAAGGATGGCAAGATGCTAAAAACTATTGATTTGATTGACCAAATCCTCGGTTCTTTTGCGGATATAAAGCCATCCAACACCACAATCGGGGCTGTTGCTACAAATGCCACTTTTTCTAAGACTGAGCTTACAAAAATTGCCGGCATGGCCCACGATGGCTACGCCAGGTCCATAAATCCAGTCCACACCCTTTTTGATGGGGACACAATCTTTTCCTTGGCGACAAATAAAGTAGAGGCGAACATAAACCTAGTAGGGGCACTTGCCGCAGAAGCCATGTCCATGGCCATTGCCAACGCAATTTATGCTAGTAAAACAAATTAA
- a CDS encoding P-II family nitrogen regulator, which translates to MKALFLVLNKTEKLNDILEKFMEVGVTGATILDSQGMGSALIEGEIPLFGGVLRSVMDNNRPYNKTIFTLVNDEDMRAAKSAVKDVLGDMNQPGVGLMFSVDVGDVVGI; encoded by the coding sequence ATGAAGGCACTATTTTTAGTTTTAAATAAGACGGAAAAACTCAACGACATCTTAGAAAAATTTATGGAAGTTGGGGTTACTGGGGCGACAATTCTTGATTCCCAAGGCATGGGATCAGCCCTAATTGAGGGGGAAATCCCACTTTTCGGCGGTGTCCTAAGGTCAGTTATGGACAATAACAGGCCTTATAATAAGACAATCTTTACCTTAGTTAATGACGAAGATATGAGGGCTGCAAAGTCTGCTGTTAAAGACGTCCTAGGCGATATGAACCAACCTGGAGTTGGGCTTATGTTTAGCGTGGACGTGGGAGATGTGGTTGGCATATAA
- a CDS encoding beta/alpha barrel domain-containing protein has protein sequence MTEKKKVPQVHSKLRKSFISVPEEIYKASGIKIFDKRIKSLLFTTDLAIIRNSNADSIMAVYPYTPLNSITESIISIASVPCFIGVGGGTTQGPRSRFVAYYAELAGAYGVVVNGPIPHEDIREISNFVDIPVIATISSLKDDYREKIKAGAEILNVSGGKYTADLVRHIRADIGDDFPIIATGGKDGKSILETINAGANAISYTPPSSSDVFGSMMDTYRNEDV, from the coding sequence ATGACAGAAAAGAAAAAAGTGCCCCAAGTTCATTCTAAGCTCAGAAAATCATTCATTTCTGTGCCTGAAGAAATCTACAAGGCAAGCGGAATCAAAATTTTTGATAAGAGGATAAAATCCTTGCTTTTTACGACAGACCTTGCCATAATTAGAAATTCAAATGCCGATTCAATCATGGCAGTCTACCCATACACACCCCTAAATTCCATCACTGAGTCCATCATTTCCATAGCTTCAGTTCCATGTTTTATAGGTGTTGGCGGCGGCACTACCCAAGGGCCAAGGTCAAGGTTTGTAGCCTATTATGCAGAACTTGCTGGTGCCTATGGGGTTGTGGTAAATGGACCAATACCTCACGAAGATATTAGGGAAATTTCAAACTTTGTCGACATACCAGTCATAGCCACAATTTCGTCTTTGAAGGATGATTACAGGGAGAAAATCAAGGCGGGTGCTGAGATTTTGAATGTTTCTGGCGGCAAATATACAGCTGATTTAGTTCGCCACATAAGGGCTGATATTGGGGACGATTTTCCAATAATTGCCACAGGTGGCAAGGACGGAAAGTCTATTCTTGAGACCATAAATGCTGGTGCCAATGCCATTTCCTACACTCCACCATCTTCGTCCGATGTTTTTGGGTCGATGATGGATACTTACAGAAATGAGGATGTTTAA
- a CDS encoding cation:proton antiporter, with protein MGVQIKLALVIIFGIIGGKISPRFNLPNVTGYIVAGLFLGPSFFNVLNEANQPMVDFVNEFALGIIAFSIGSEFRLEDLKKLGKDVFVITLMEVVGVLIVVFSVMYFVLDKSFVFSIIIASMSAATAPAGTMMVIRQFRAYGPLTKTILPVAALDDVLGIIVFGISMSLAKSSIGQAQASVPMMVLGPLIEITLSFLLGLALGLIFTYLIKKVKSKEDELCAIITVILLGTGLANYSKLSPLLVNMMVGGVLVNYHRNSRKVFDNINDFAPPVNLLFFTLAGAKLDLSVLFSIGSLGIFYALSRAVGKISGASLGAKLVGAKDTVVKYLGLALLCQGGISIGLSMIVARELPGFADEIITVILFSVLVFEILGPILAKVSITKAGEFDGLKIKVMKEKKA; from the coding sequence TTGGGGGTACAGATTAAATTAGCCCTGGTGATTATTTTTGGAATTATCGGGGGCAAGATTTCACCAAGGTTTAACCTGCCAAATGTCACAGGCTATATTGTGGCGGGTTTGTTTTTAGGACCTTCATTTTTTAATGTTTTAAACGAGGCCAACCAGCCAATGGTGGACTTTGTAAATGAGTTTGCCTTGGGGATTATTGCCTTTTCGATAGGTAGTGAATTTAGGCTTGAAGACCTCAAAAAACTGGGCAAGGACGTCTTTGTAATCACCCTTATGGAGGTGGTCGGGGTCCTTATTGTGGTTTTTTCGGTCATGTATTTTGTTCTTGACAAGTCCTTTGTCTTTTCAATCATCATAGCTTCCATGTCGGCTGCAACAGCACCTGCGGGAACAATGATGGTGATCAGGCAATTTAGGGCCTACGGACCTTTGACAAAGACCATTTTACCAGTGGCGGCCCTGGATGATGTTTTGGGTATTATAGTCTTTGGAATTTCAATGTCTTTGGCTAAGTCTTCTATAGGTCAAGCTCAGGCGTCTGTGCCGATGATGGTCTTAGGGCCATTAATTGAAATCACGCTTTCTTTCTTATTAGGACTGGCTTTGGGCCTTATTTTTACTTATTTGATAAAGAAGGTCAAATCTAAGGAAGACGAGCTTTGTGCAATTATTACGGTGATTTTATTGGGAACAGGCCTTGCAAATTATTCCAAACTTTCCCCACTTTTGGTCAACATGATGGTGGGAGGTGTCCTTGTGAATTACCACCGAAATTCAAGGAAGGTTTTTGATAATATCAACGACTTTGCACCGCCAGTAAACCTCTTGTTTTTCACCCTTGCTGGCGCAAAACTAGATCTTTCGGTCCTATTTTCTATAGGGTCACTTGGAATTTTCTACGCTCTTTCAAGGGCAGTTGGGAAAATTTCTGGTGCATCTTTGGGGGCAAAACTTGTTGGGGCAAAGGATACGGTTGTCAAATACCTTGGACTTGCACTTTTGTGCCAGGGCGGAATTTCCATCGGTCTATCAATGATAGTAGCCAGAGAACTTCCAGGCTTTGCTGATGAGATAATTACAGTAATCTTATTCTCTGTTTTGGTTTTTGAAATCCTAGGGCCAATTTTAGCCAAGGTTTCGATTACCAAGGCGGGTGAGTTTGACGGTTTGAAAATAAAAGTTATGAAGGAGAAAAAAGCATGA
- a CDS encoding HNH endonuclease family protein — protein sequence MLEEDINRSIGNAWFRSKIQDSVKERKGYKDSIFVQAKQIVKEFENQVNPLWTVQDIEKRTKAEAKKITDFIFE from the coding sequence TTGCTTGAGGAAGATATAAATCGTTCAATTGGAAATGCCTGGTTTAGAAGCAAAATTCAAGATTCGGTTAAGGAAAGAAAGGGCTATAAGGATAGTATTTTTGTACAAGCAAAACAAATTGTTAAGGAGTTTGAAAATCAAGTAAATCCGCTTTGGACTGTTCAAGATATTGAAAAAAGGACTAAGGCTGAGGCTAAAAAAATTACTGATTTTATTTTCGAATAA
- a CDS encoding CidA/LrgA family protein, protein MKYLKEFCYILFFLLLGFIAKKLTGLPIPEPVFGMIFLFIALCAKFVKVDDIGETSDFLTSILAFTFTPLGVGLMVQFDVIRDNALKILIVMTVSCLITMAVTAKIVEIVQKARK, encoded by the coding sequence ATGAAATATTTAAAAGAATTTTGTTATATACTTTTTTTCTTATTATTGGGTTTTATAGCCAAAAAACTAACAGGCCTACCAATTCCAGAACCAGTTTTTGGTATGATTTTCTTATTTATTGCCCTTTGTGCCAAGTTTGTCAAGGTTGATGACATCGGGGAAACATCTGATTTTCTAACATCTATCCTTGCCTTCACCTTCACACCACTCGGTGTTGGCCTTATGGTGCAGTTTGATGTAATCAGGGACAATGCCCTAAAAATCCTAATTGTTATGACCGTTTCTTGCCTCATCACCATGGCTGTCACAGCCAAAATCGTTGAGATTGTACAAAAAGCGAGGAAATAA